One segment of Solanum stenotomum isolate F172 chromosome 1, ASM1918654v1, whole genome shotgun sequence DNA contains the following:
- the LOC125850462 gene encoding hydroquinone glucosyltransferase, producing the protein MAQIVMATQSEIPHIAILPSPGMGHLIPLVEFAKRIFLHHQFSVTLILPTDGPISNAQKIFLNSLPSSIDYHLLPPVNLDDLPEDVKIETRISLTVNRSLPSLREILKPIIESKKTVALVVDLFGTDAFDVAIDLKISPYIFFPSTAMALSLFLYLPKLDETVSCEYRELPHPIQIPGCTPIHGKDLLDPVQNRKDESYKWLLHHAKRYGMAEGIIANSFKELEGGAIGALQKEEPGKPTVYPVGPLIQMDSGSKVDGSECLTWLDEQPRGSVLYISYGSGGTLSHEQLIEVAKGLEMSEQRFLWVVRCPNDKIANATFFNVQDSTNPLEFLPKGFLEKTKGFGLVVPNWAPQTRILSHESTGGFLTHCGWNSTLESVVHGVPLIAWPLYAEQKMNAVMLSEDVKVALRPKVNEENGIVGRLEIAKVVKGLMEGEEGKGVRSRMKDLKDAAAKVLSEDGSSTKALAELVTKLKKKSVK; encoded by the coding sequence ATGGCGCAAATTGTTATGGCGACGCAATCAGAAATTCCTCATATTGCAATTTTACCTTCTCCTGGTATGGGTCATTTAATCCCTCTTGTCGAATTCGCTAAGAGAATCTTTCTCCATCATCAATTTTCTGTTACTCTTATCCTCCCCACTGATGGCCCTATTTCTAATGCTCAGAAAATTTTCCTGAACTCACTTCCTTCTTCCATAGATTATCATCTTCTTCCTCCGGTTAATTTGGATGATTTACCTGAAGATGTTAAAATCGAAACTCGTATTTCACTTACTGTTAATCGTTCTCTTCCTTCACTGCGTGAAATTTTGAAACCCATTATTGAATCGAAGAAAACAGTTGCGCTTGTTGTTGATTTGTTTGGTACTGATGCATTTGATGTTGCTattgatttgaaaatttctccctatatttttttcccttctaCTGCTATGGCTTTGTCTCTGTTTCTCTACTTGCCGAAGCTTGATGAAACGGTGTCGTGTGAGTACAGAGAGCTGCCCCACCCGATTCAGATTCCGGGTTGTACCCCGATCCACGGAAAGGATCTACTCGACCCGGTTCAAAACCGGAAAGATGAATCTTACAAATGGCTTCTTCATCATGCGAAGAGGTATGGAATGGCAGAAGGGATAATAGCAAACAGCTTTAAGGAATTGGAAGGAGGAGCCATTGGAGCTCTACAGAAAGAAGAACCCGGTAAGCCAACCGTTTACCCGGTTGGCCCGCTTATTCAGATGGATTCGGGTAGTAAGGTTGACGGGTCGGAGTGTCTGACGTGGCTGGATGAACAGCCACGTGGCTCTGTGTTATACATATCGTACGGTAGTGGTGGGACCCTCTCTCATGAGCAACTTATTGAAGTTGCAAAAGGCTTGGAAATGAGTGAACAAAGGTTCTTGTGGGTAGTTAGATGCCCTAATGACAAAATAGCTAATGCTACTTTTTTTAATGTCCAAGATTCAACTAATCCTCTTGAGTTTTTACCAAAAGGGTTCTTGGAAAAGACAAAAGGGTTTGGTTTAGTGGTGCCTAATTGGGCCCCACAAACCCGAATCCTGAGCCATGAATCAACGGGTGGATTCTTGACTCACTGTGGATGGAACTCAACTTTGGAGAGTGTGGTCCATGGGGTACCACTTATAGCTTGGCCACTCTATGCGGAACAAAAAATGAACGCGGTTATGTTAAGTGAGGATGTAAAAGTGGCACTAAGGCCAAAAGTCAATGAAGAAAATGGCATAGTGGGAAGATTGGAAATTGCTAAAGTCGTGAAAGGACTAATGGAAGGTGAAGAGGGAAAAGGAGTGCGCAGTAGAATGAAAGACCTTAAAGATGCAGCAGCCAAAGTGCTTAGTGAAGATGGTTCTTCTACAAAAGCATTAGCTGAATTGGTTactaaattgaagaaaaaaagtgtcaaataa
- the LOC125850471 gene encoding protein trichome birefringence-like 25: MKAFNGTNVIKKQFSLIFVKFTVCFLLLGLAYRLILSNFEQFSQIEVKNTALFSDNTLPLPPVTVNEPPVTVNEPPVTVNEPPVTVSESLVTVDLPENQTLRNGTCDLFIGNWVYDPSGPVYTNATCYSIESHQNCMKNGRPDAEYLNWRWNPRDCELPRFSPKKFLNLMRNKSFTFIGDSIMRNHVQSLLCILSQEEEADDVYHDEQYKSRRWYFPLHDFNLSVIWSPFLAKSTVFEDDNGASTDITQLNLDKLDDVWTQQFDNFDYVFIAGGKWYLKSTIYLENDKIVGCHNCPGKNITQMGFEYAYRKALNTTFKYIMSSKNKAYTFFRTTTPDHFENGEWNTGGYCNRTGPFKEGEVDIGYVDEVMRKVELEEFERGSEFGLKMKLFDTTLLSLLRPDGHPGVYRQYQPFAVENKKKKIQNDCLHWCLPGPIDSWNDIMIQML; encoded by the exons ATGAAGGCTTTTAATGGAACCAACGTTATCAAGAAAcagttttctttaatttttgtaaaatttacaGTTTGTTTtctgttgttgggtcttgcctATCGACTCATCTTGTCCAATTTCGAACAGTTCTCTCAGATTGAAGTGAAAAATACAGCTCTGTTTTCCGACAACACATTGCCGCTGCCGCCGGTGACTGTGAATGAACCGCCGGTGACTGTGAATGAACCTCCGGTGACTGTTAATGAACCTCCGGTGACTGTGAGTGAATCTCTGGTGACTGTTGATCTTCCAGAAAACCAAACTTTGCGAAATG gaacatgtgatttatttatAGGAAATTGGGTTTATGATCCAAGTGGTCCAGTTTACACGAATGCGACTTGCTATTCAATTGAATCTCATCAGAACTGTATGAAAAATGGGAGACCTGATGCTGAATATCTTAACTGGAGATGGAATCCAAGAGACTGTGAGCTACCGAGATTCAGCCCTAAGAAATTCCTCAATTTGATGCGAAACAAATCATTCACCTTCATAGGTGATTCAATTATGCGCAATCATGTGCAGTCATTGCTTTGTATTCTCTCACAG GAGGAAGAAGCTGATGACGTGTACCATGACGAGCAATACAAAAGCAGAAGATGGTACTTTCCGCTCCACGACTTCAATCTTTCTGTCATTTGGTCACCTTTTCTTGCAAAATCAACTGTTTTTGAAGACGACAATGGAGCTTCAACGGATATTACTCAGCTTAATCTAGACAAACTGGATGATGTTTGGACTCAACAATTCGACAATTTTGATTATGTATTTATCGCTGGTGGCAAATGGTACCTGAAATCAACAATTTATCTTGAGAATGATAAGATTGTTGGCTGTCACAACTGTCCTGGTAAGAACATTACACAGATGGGATTTGAGTACGCCTATCGCAAAGCATTGAATACAACTTTTAAATACATCATGAGCTCGAAGAACAAGGCGTATACATTTTTCAGAACCACTACCCCTGATCACTTTGAGAACGGTGAATGGAATACTGGAGGTTATTGTAACAGAACAGGACCTTTCAAAGAAGGTGAGGTTGATATTGGTTATGTAGATGAGGTAATGCGGAAAGTTGAGTTGGAAGAATTCGAGAGAGGATCTGAATTCGGGTTGAAGATGAAATTGTTTGACACAACCTTACTTTCACTGCTGAGACCAGACGGGCATCCCGGAGTCTACAGGCAATATCAGCCATTTGCTgtagaaaataagaagaaaaaaatccaGAATGATTGTCTACATTGGTGTTTGCCTGGTCCAATAGACTCATGGAACGATATAATGATTCAAATGTTGTGA